CTCGACCGGACGTCGCTCGAGGCGCTGGCCGACGTGCTCGCGCGCCACACGACGACGGCGGTGACGACCTACGTGGCGTTCTGGGTGGGCTACGGCCTGTGGCCGGACGCGTGGTCCGACGCGCCCACCACGGCGCGTCCGGTGCGCGAGGCGTACCTCTTCCAGCGGCCGCTCGACGAGGTCGCCACGCTGTGCGCGGAGGCGCCCGCGGTGGCGCTCGCGCTCGGGACGCCGACCGGCTCCGCGGTCGTCTGGTCGACCGACGGGCGCAGCTGGGTCCCGACTCCGGACGAGCAGTTCACCACCTGGGCGTCGCTGCAGTGGCAGAGCCCGAGCGCGTGGTGGCCCGCCGATCGCGCGTGGGCGACGTCCAACGACACCGACCTCGACTCCACCCTCGTCGGCGGCAGCCGCGCCCTCGTCGCCGATCTGCTCGGCGACGACCGCCTCGAGGCGCTGCCCTGGCCGGTCGACGGCTCGCTGTGGTCGGGCGCGGACACCATCAACCGGTAGGCGTCGCGTAGGTTCGCGCGCATGGCGATCGAGGCGGTGATCTTCGACTGGGGCGGCACGCTCACCCGCTGGCACGACGTGGACTTCCACGCCGAGTCGCTCGCGCTCGCGGAGGCGGTGCGCCGGACGCCGACGTCCGAGGACGACCACCACGCCCACGCCGAGCGCCTGCACCGCGCCGGCGCCGTGGTGTGGGGGCGCAGCCGCGACCACCAGCAGAGCGCGACGATCGCCGACCTCTTCACCGAGGCCGGGCTCGACCACGACCCCGACCTCCTGCAGGCCTACTACGACTTCTGGGAGCCGCACACCCTCACCGACCCCGAGGCCGGTCCGATGCTCGAGGAGCTGCGCTCGGCCGGGATCCGGGTCGGCGTGCTCTCCAACACCATCTGGCCGCGCGCGTGGCACGTCGGCTTCTTCGAGCGCGACGGGGTCTACGACCTCTTCGACGGCGACGTCTACACCAGCGAGATCCCGTGGACCAAGCCCTCTCCGCTCGCGTTCCGGGCGGCGATGGACGCCGTCGGGGCCAGCGACCCGGCGGCGTGCGTCTACGTCGGCGACCGGCTCTTCGACGACGTCTGGGGCGCGCAGCAGGCGGGCATGCGCGCGATCCACGTGCCGCTCAGCACCATCCCGGCCGCGCAGGTGGGGCACAGCGAGGGCGAGCCGGATGCGACCGTCACGTCGCTGGCCGAGGTGCCCGAGGTGGTCCGCCGCCTCGGCACGACCTGAGGCCCCTCCTGCATGTTTGTGCGTTGCAGCAACCTGCAGACGGGATTCGGTTGGCCGGGCCGCCGATCGAATGCATGATTGTGCATGCGGCGCCGGCCACCCCCACAGGTCGGACCGCACGGGTGATGCTGACCAACCCCACACGACGGTCCGCGTCCTCGGCCGTTGGGAAGGATCTCGGGACTTTCCCAATGGTTGAGGCCGCGGGCCGTCTCCCATTTCACGAGGTGGCGTCGCCGGACGGCCGACGGTGTCAGCCGAGCTCTGGCGCTCCGGGCCAGGTGGCCGGCTCGCCGCCGAGCTCGACCTGCCAGGTGGCCGACCAGACGGCCTCGTCGAGCGCCCACGACCGCACGTCGCCCGCCGAGCGCGCGACGAGCGCCGCCAGCGCCTCCGTGCTGCGCGCCTCGACCTCGCGGGCCACGGCCTGCACCTGCTCGACGCCCTGCGCCGGTCCGGGCACCGCGTAGGCCGGGTCGGCCGCGACCGGCTCCCCGCCCTCGTCGGCGACCAGCAGGCGCAGCCGGTCGCGGCGCGCCCGGTGGCGGCGGTAGGCCACGGTGAGGACGTCGTAGAGCGCGGGCGTGGCCGACTGCGAGGTGCGCGCGCCGAGCACGCCGTAGGTGTAGAGCGCGGCGTGCTCGTCGGCGAGCACGTCCTGCAGGGCGTCGAGGACGGTCTCGGTGCTCACGAGACCACCTCCGTGGACAGCGCCGCGGCGTGCTGCGAGGTCGAGGCGGCCACGCTGGCCAGCACCCGGGCGAGGTCGCCGCTGGCGGCGACGAGGCAGGCCTCGCGCGCCGCGCGGAGCAGGCGCTGCTCGGAGCGTCCGACGGTCCGGAGCGCGGGGACGATCCGGGGTGCGACGGTGACGGGCTCGGCCGTCGGCAGGTCGGCGTCGGGGACGGCACCGGCCAGCACCTCGCGGTGGGCGGCGTGCGCGTCCGCGACCGGCGCGAGGCGCTCGGCCAGGCTCGGGACCGCGGCGACCGCCGCTGCCACGACCGCCTCCGCGCGGACGAGCTCGGCGACGACGGACGCCACGAGTGCGGAGTCCTCGGGGGGAGGTGCGGTCTGCCCCGGGGCGGGCTCGGCGCGAGGCGGGTCGATGTCGCAACCGCCCAGTGCGAGCGGCAGCAGCACGGGGGTCGCGAGCGCCGAGCCCAGCGTCGTACGACGGGAGATCAGCGGTGCGGCCACGCCCGAACCCTAGCCGCCGGTCGAGGCGGCGCGGGCCGGGTGGCGGTGGGTGACGGAGCCGGTCCGCGGGCCGGTATCGTGATCCCTCGACAACAGCACAAGGAGGTCGCATCCGATGAGCACCCCACGACAGGACGCCACCCGGGACCGCATCGAGGCGGAGCTGGTCGACCCCCTGCGAGTGCTCGACCTGGACGTCGAGGCGGTCGAGATCACCCCGGCCGGCAAGCGACGCGTGCTGCGCGTCGCCGTCGACAAGGACGGGGGCGTGACGCTCGACGACGTCGCCGACGCGACCCGCGAGGTGTCGCGGGTCCTGGACGAGTCGGACGTGATGGGCGAGATGCCCTACACGCTGGAGGTCACCTCCCGCGGCGTCGACCGGCCGCTGACGCTTCCGCGCCACTGGCGCCGCAACGAGGACCGCCTGGTCAAGGTGACCCTCTCCGACGGGTCGAGCGTGACGGGCCGTGTGCTCGCCTCGACCGAGGAGTCGGCCACGCTCGACGTGTCCGGCACGCACCGCGAGGTCGCCTACGCCGACGTGGCCAAGGCCCTCGTGCAGATCGAGTTCAACCGCACGACAGAGAAGAAGGACGACTGATGGACATCGACCTGAGCATCCTGCGGATGCTGGAGCGCGAGAAGGAGATCTCCTTCGAGGTCCTGGCCGAGGCCATCGAGACGGCGCTGCTGACGGCCTACCAGCGCGCGACCGAGTCGCAGCACCCCGCCCGCGTCGAGCTCGACCGCAAGACCGGCCACGTGACCGTGTGGGCGCGCGAGCTCGACGAGGACGGCACCGCCGGCCCGGAGTACGACGACACCCCGCAGGGCTTCGGGCGGATCGCCGCCACCACCGCCAAGCAGGTGATGCTGCAGCGGCTGCGCGACGCCGAGGACGAGAAGACGTTCGGGGAGTTCTCCGGCCGCGAGGGAGACGTCATCTCGGGGATCATCCAGCAGGGCCGCAACCCCGACGACGTGATGGTCGACCTGGGCAAGCTCGAGGCGATCCTGCCGGTCAGCGAGCGGGTCCCGGGGGAGGAGTACGTCCACGGCGAGCGGATCAAGTGCCTGGTGACGTCGGTCCGCAAGGGCATGCGCGGGCCGCAGGTCACCCTCTCGCGCTCGCACCCGACGCTGGTCAAGAAGCTCTTCGCCCTCGAGGTCCCCGAGATCGCCGACGGCACCGTCGAGATCGCCGGCATCGCCCGCGAGGCCGGCCACCGCACCAAGATCGCGGTCCACTCCACGGTGCCGGGCGTCAACGCCAAGGGCGCCTGCATCGGTCCGATGGGCCAGCGGGTGCGCAACGTCATGGGCGAGCTGCACGGCGAGAAGATCGACATCGTCGACTGGGCCGAGGACCCCGCCGAGCTCGTCGCCCACGCGCTGTCGCCGGCCCGCGTCACCTCGGTGGAGATCGTCGACCTCGCCGCGCGCTCGTGCCGGGTCGTGGTCCCCGACTTCCAGCTCTCGCTGGCCATCGGCAAGGAGGGCCAGAACGCCCGGCTCGCCGCGCGGCTCACCGGCTGGCGCATCGACATCCGTTCCGACGAGGCCCCCGCGCCCCAGGACTGAGGGTCACGGCACCGGTCGCCGTCCACGAGGCGAGTTGAGCGGACCTGTGGCCGCTCGACGCCCGCCATGGCGGTCGCCTAGCGACCACCGGGGTGTCCTAGCGACCACCGGGGTGTCCCAGCGGCCACGAGGGTGCTCGAGCAGACGTACGGCCGCTCGACGCCCACCGTGCCGGGCGTCCAGCGACCACATCGGGCGTCAGGCGTCCGCACCACCCGGTCGCGTCCTCGCCGTCGCCACGGAGGCCCGGGAGCGCGCCACGCCGCGCGATCGGGGCCGTACGTGCGGCGTGTCGGCGCGAGGGTGCGAGGGCGCCGGTTCGTAAACCACTGGCGTCACGGGATAGAGTGCTCACCAGTGGCCACCACGTCTGACACCCCTGCGCCCGGACCCGTCCGGACCTGTGTGGGTTGCCGGACCAGGGCTGCTGCGAACGAGCTGCTGCGCGTGGTCGTGGGCTCGGACGCCGAGGGTCGACCGGCCCTGGTGCCCGATCCGCGCCGCCGAGCACCCGGCCGGGGAGCGCACGTCCACCCCACGCAGGAGTGTTGGCAGCTCGCGGTGCGACGCCGAGCCTTCCCCCGGGCCCTCCGCTCGGGAACCGGGCTCGACACCGCGCCGGTGGAGGAGCACCTCACGCTGCTGCTCGCCGCGCACGCACCGCCGTCCGAACCACAGCACCACCGACCAGAAACTGGAGCACGCAGCTCATGAGCACTCGATGAGTCACTCGCGATGAGTTTGCACACCCACTAGCTGTTCCGTTTCCCCTCCTTCTGGGGTCACGGACCAGAAGGAGCGAAAGACAACCGTGGCAAAGACCCGAGTCCACGAACTCGCCAAGGAGTTCGGAGTCGAGAGCAAGTTCGTTCTCGAGAAGCTCAAGGAGATGGGGGAGTTCGTCAAGTCGGCGTCGTCGACCGTCGAGCCCCCCGTCGAGATGCGCTTCAAGAAGCAGTACGGCGAGGAGCTGAAGGCCGCATCGGCCGCCGCCCCCGCCGCCGACGCAGCGTCCGAGGCGCCGGCCGAGAAGCCGGCCGCCAAGAAGGCCGCTCCCAAGCCCGGCCCGAAGCCGGCGCCGGTCGCCGAGACCCCCGCGCCCGCCGCGGAGGCACCTGCTGCCGCCGAGCAGCCGGCCGCCCCGGCGACGCCGGCCGCCCGCCCCGGCCCCAAGCCCGGCCCCAAGCCGGCCGCCGCGG
This genomic interval from Nocardioides palaemonis contains the following:
- a CDS encoding HAD family hydrolase, which produces MAIEAVIFDWGGTLTRWHDVDFHAESLALAEAVRRTPTSEDDHHAHAERLHRAGAVVWGRSRDHQQSATIADLFTEAGLDHDPDLLQAYYDFWEPHTLTDPEAGPMLEELRSAGIRVGVLSNTIWPRAWHVGFFERDGVYDLFDGDVYTSEIPWTKPSPLAFRAAMDAVGASDPAACVYVGDRLFDDVWGAQQAGMRAIHVPLSTIPAAQVGHSEGEPDATVTSLAEVPEVVRRLGTT
- a CDS encoding YlxR family protein, with the protein product MGCRTRAAANELLRVVVGSDAEGRPALVPDPRRRAPGRGAHVHPTQECWQLAVRRRAFPRALRSGTGLDTAPVEEHLTLLLAAHAPPSEPQHHRPETGARSS
- a CDS encoding DUF4439 domain-containing protein, whose amino-acid sequence is MSTETVLDALQDVLADEHAALYTYGVLGARTSQSATPALYDVLTVAYRRHRARRDRLRLLVADEGGEPVAADPAYAVPGPAQGVEQVQAVAREVEARSTEALAALVARSAGDVRSWALDEAVWSATWQVELGGEPATWPGAPELG
- the nusA gene encoding transcription termination factor NusA, producing MDIDLSILRMLEREKEISFEVLAEAIETALLTAYQRATESQHPARVELDRKTGHVTVWARELDEDGTAGPEYDDTPQGFGRIAATTAKQVMLQRLRDAEDEKTFGEFSGREGDVISGIIQQGRNPDDVMVDLGKLEAILPVSERVPGEEYVHGERIKCLVTSVRKGMRGPQVTLSRSHPTLVKKLFALEVPEIADGTVEIAGIAREAGHRTKIAVHSTVPGVNAKGACIGPMGQRVRNVMGELHGEKIDIVDWAEDPAELVAHALSPARVTSVEIVDLAARSCRVVVPDFQLSLAIGKEGQNARLAARLTGWRIDIRSDEAPAPQD
- the rimP gene encoding ribosome maturation factor RimP; this encodes MSTPRQDATRDRIEAELVDPLRVLDLDVEAVEITPAGKRRVLRVAVDKDGGVTLDDVADATREVSRVLDESDVMGEMPYTLEVTSRGVDRPLTLPRHWRRNEDRLVKVTLSDGSSVTGRVLASTEESATLDVSGTHREVAYADVAKALVQIEFNRTTEKKDD